Proteins from a single region of Verrucosispora sp. NA02020:
- a CDS encoding SAM-dependent methyltransferase — protein MQRPDWSPETIDVERPSVARMYDYYLGGSHNFAADRAAARAMMALVPEAPLMAQANRAFLRRAVQYLTAAGVRQFLDVGSGIPTVGNVHEIAQRHAPDSRVVYVDVDPVAVAHSREILADTERATVVQEDFRHPERILAHPDVNALIDFSEPVAVLVVAVLHFVPDDDRPADLLRTLRKALAPGSHLVLSQASDDGRDEAERAEAEEVYQRTDSPLWVRSRAELTAFFDGFELVEPGVVWVPQWRPETPESAENAEQAVFLGGVGRLGG, from the coding sequence ATGCAGCGGCCGGACTGGTCACCCGAGACGATCGACGTCGAACGACCCAGCGTCGCCCGCATGTACGACTACTATCTCGGTGGCTCGCACAACTTCGCCGCCGACCGGGCAGCGGCCCGGGCGATGATGGCGCTGGTGCCGGAGGCTCCGCTGATGGCCCAGGCCAACCGCGCCTTCCTGCGCCGGGCCGTGCAGTACCTCACCGCCGCCGGAGTCCGGCAGTTCCTCGACGTCGGATCGGGCATCCCGACCGTCGGCAACGTGCACGAGATCGCCCAGCGGCACGCCCCCGACTCCCGGGTGGTCTACGTCGACGTCGACCCGGTGGCGGTGGCGCACAGCCGGGAGATCCTGGCCGACACCGAGCGGGCCACGGTCGTCCAGGAGGACTTCCGTCATCCCGAGCGGATCCTCGCGCATCCCGACGTCAACGCCCTGATCGACTTCTCCGAGCCGGTCGCCGTGCTGGTGGTCGCGGTGCTGCACTTCGTACCGGACGACGACCGCCCGGCCGACCTGCTGCGTACGCTGCGGAAGGCGCTGGCCCCCGGCAGCCACCTGGTGCTCTCGCAGGCCAGCGACGACGGCCGCGACGAGGCCGAGCGGGCCGAGGCCGAGGAGGTCTACCAGCGCACCGACAGCCCGCTGTGGGTGCGCAGCCGGGCCGAGCTGACCGCGTTCTTCGACGGCTTCGAGCTGGTCGAGCCCGGGGTGGTGTGGGTGCCGCAGTGGCGTCCGGAGACCCCGGAGAGCGCCGAGAACGCCGAGCAGGCGGTCTTCCTGGGCGGGGTCGGGCGGCTCGGTGGTTGA
- a CDS encoding response regulator transcription factor: MTTSPTPATRTKVLLVDDHDLIRKGLRHAFERDRQFEVVGEAATAAEGVRQAGALQPDVVIMDLRLPDGSGLEATRALRKSSATMGIVVLTMYAGDDQLFGALEAGASAFVPKTAPADEVVAAARHAASSPSAFTAADLAEAMKRRLAPSGPQLSPREGQVLRLLADGMSVAGIAKQLFVSESTAKTHISKLYEKLGAANRAQALMTALRLGLLEAPDAPKF; the protein is encoded by the coding sequence ATGACCACAAGCCCGACACCGGCCACTCGTACCAAGGTCCTCCTTGTCGACGATCACGACCTGATCCGTAAGGGCCTGCGCCACGCCTTCGAGCGTGACCGGCAGTTCGAGGTCGTCGGCGAGGCGGCGACGGCGGCCGAGGGCGTACGGCAGGCCGGCGCGCTGCAGCCGGACGTGGTGATCATGGATCTGCGACTCCCCGACGGCAGCGGCCTGGAGGCCACCCGCGCGCTGCGCAAGTCCAGCGCCACCATGGGCATCGTGGTGCTCACCATGTACGCGGGCGACGACCAGCTCTTCGGCGCCCTGGAGGCCGGGGCCAGCGCCTTCGTGCCGAAGACCGCGCCCGCCGACGAGGTGGTCGCCGCCGCCCGGCACGCCGCCTCCTCCCCCAGCGCCTTCACCGCCGCCGACCTGGCCGAGGCGATGAAGCGGCGGCTCGCCCCGTCCGGTCCGCAGCTCTCCCCCCGCGAGGGCCAGGTGCTGCGCCTGCTCGCCGACGGGATGAGCGTCGCCGGCATCGCCAAGCAGCTCTTCGTCAGCGAGTCCACCGCCAAGACCCACATCTCGAAGCTGTACGAGAAGCTGGGTGCGGCCAACCGGGCCCAGGCGCTGATGACCGCGCTGCGGCTCGGTCTGCTCGAGGCCCCGGACGCGCCGAAGTTCTGA
- a CDS encoding NYN domain-containing protein, with product MPLTEPSDDNLPQEEQVVTVPAAGEVGSADGAATAGEPAEPEPSLPEPVRQRIVSLTAAVLPSLPSDEVPVPLRRVAKFAPNRRARLGAPVIAAQLAADPLFRQRVTARVLADAGDLGTAVVEGTAPAAADPVEVAALAYLARPRGWRELIDASGAAVRAEADSAVVAELVRLAEQRATRAEHDRAVARVEADKLRDEVARVREEMGQLREEARQLARTLRETQARERRAAELLATERGRAARAAADADAELRRARARLAEAEAAAGVARSSAKEARSVDDARLWLLLETIGQAAVGLRRELALDPVDKLPADFVADTYADSSAATPAGAAARAQDTDDPGRLDQLLALPRAHLVVDGYNVTKRGFGEMSLEQQRKRLISGLGGIAAQTGDEVTVVFDGAERMHGLPPTPRGVRVLFSRKGETADELIRRLVRAEPPGRAVVVVSSDREVADGVRRHGAYPLGADSLLRRLARS from the coding sequence GCCGTCCGACGACAACCTCCCGCAGGAGGAGCAGGTCGTCACGGTGCCGGCCGCTGGTGAGGTGGGTTCTGCCGACGGGGCGGCGACCGCTGGAGAGCCGGCGGAGCCGGAGCCGAGCCTGCCCGAGCCGGTCCGCCAACGGATCGTCTCGCTCACCGCCGCCGTGCTCCCCAGCCTGCCCTCCGACGAGGTGCCCGTGCCGTTGCGCCGGGTCGCCAAGTTCGCCCCCAACCGCCGGGCCCGACTCGGCGCGCCCGTTATCGCCGCCCAGCTCGCCGCCGACCCGCTGTTCCGGCAGCGGGTCACCGCCCGGGTCCTGGCCGACGCCGGTGACCTCGGCACCGCCGTGGTGGAGGGGACCGCACCCGCCGCCGCCGACCCGGTCGAGGTGGCGGCCCTGGCCTATCTGGCCCGACCTCGCGGCTGGCGCGAGCTGATCGACGCCAGCGGCGCGGCGGTCCGGGCCGAGGCGGACAGCGCGGTCGTCGCCGAGCTGGTCCGCCTGGCCGAGCAACGGGCCACCCGCGCCGAGCACGACCGGGCGGTGGCCCGGGTCGAGGCCGACAAGCTGCGCGACGAGGTGGCCCGGGTCCGTGAGGAGATGGGCCAGCTCCGCGAGGAGGCCCGCCAACTGGCCCGTACGCTCCGGGAGACCCAGGCCCGCGAGCGCCGGGCGGCCGAACTGCTCGCCACCGAGCGGGGCCGCGCTGCCCGCGCGGCGGCCGACGCCGACGCCGAGCTGCGCCGGGCCCGGGCGCGACTGGCCGAGGCCGAGGCGGCGGCCGGGGTGGCCCGGTCCAGCGCCAAGGAGGCCCGTTCGGTCGACGACGCGCGGCTGTGGCTGCTGCTGGAGACCATCGGTCAGGCCGCCGTCGGGCTGCGCCGCGAGCTGGCCCTGGACCCGGTCGACAAACTGCCGGCCGACTTCGTCGCGGACACCTACGCCGACTCGTCGGCGGCCACCCCGGCCGGTGCCGCCGCCCGCGCCCAGGACACCGACGACCCGGGCCGGTTGGATCAACTGCTCGCGCTGCCCCGGGCCCACCTGGTCGTCGACGGCTACAACGTGACCAAGCGCGGCTTCGGCGAGATGTCCCTGGAGCAACAACGCAAGCGCCTGATCAGCGGCCTCGGCGGCATCGCCGCGCAGACCGGTGACGAGGTCACCGTCGTCTTCGACGGCGCCGAACGCATGCACGGACTGCCACCCACCCCGCGCGGGGTGCGGGTGCTCTTCTCCCGCAAGGGGGAGACCGCCGACGAACTGATCCGCCGACTGGTCCGCGCCGAGCCGCCCGGTCGCGCGGTGGTGGTGGTCTCCTCCGACCGGGAGGTCGCCGACGGCGTACGCCGTCACGGCGCGTACCCGCTGGGGGCCGACTCGCTGCTGCGGCGGCTGGCCCGCTCCTGA
- a CDS encoding M48 family metallopeptidase — MSPRGWAVLTLVVLGLTVVLAALVLIPWHRPPAPRADQLAALRDLPTEQVERAREFRAALRPGGWAALGIGLLVALALGLTPLGSRLVELAGRPFGGHWTAQAILGGLAVVLVADLLTLPFAAWRHSVLTRYGLATNGWGGWAVDLLKSYAVSAVIGAVALLGFYTVIRLAPRWWWAFGAAGAATLVVLLSFVLPVLVEPVFNRISPMEPGPLRTELMELADRDGVPVRDVLVADASRRTNAVNAYVSGIGPTRRVVVYDTLLREATPAEVKAVVAHELGHARDRDVPIFTLTGALGAAAAVVALYLIGSWPPLLRMAGVDSVAQPRAFPLLLALVTVAGLVFTPMQALMSRRLEARADAHALALTGDPAAFEAMQRRISSVNLGDPDPPRWEYLYSATHPSTVERIAAARAYAREAGR; from the coding sequence GTGAGTCCGCGCGGCTGGGCGGTGCTCACCCTGGTCGTCCTCGGCCTCACCGTGGTGCTGGCCGCGCTGGTGCTGATCCCGTGGCATCGTCCGCCGGCCCCCCGCGCCGACCAGCTCGCGGCGCTGCGTGACCTGCCCACCGAACAGGTCGAGCGGGCCCGGGAGTTCCGGGCGGCGCTGCGCCCCGGCGGCTGGGCCGCGCTGGGCATCGGCCTGCTGGTGGCGCTGGCGCTCGGGTTGACGCCGCTGGGCAGCCGCCTGGTCGAGCTGGCCGGGCGCCCGTTCGGTGGGCACTGGACCGCCCAGGCGATCCTCGGCGGGCTGGCCGTGGTGCTCGTCGCCGACCTGCTGACGCTGCCGTTCGCCGCCTGGCGGCACAGCGTGCTCACCCGGTACGGGCTGGCCACCAACGGGTGGGGCGGCTGGGCGGTGGACCTGCTCAAGTCGTACGCGGTCAGCGCGGTGATCGGCGCGGTGGCCCTGCTCGGCTTCTACACCGTGATCCGGCTGGCGCCCCGCTGGTGGTGGGCGTTCGGCGCGGCCGGTGCGGCCACCCTGGTGGTGCTGCTCTCCTTCGTGCTGCCGGTGCTCGTCGAGCCGGTGTTCAACCGGATCAGTCCGATGGAACCGGGCCCGTTGCGCACCGAGCTGATGGAGCTGGCCGACCGCGACGGCGTACCCGTGCGCGACGTGCTGGTGGCCGACGCGTCCCGGCGCACCAACGCGGTCAACGCGTACGTCTCCGGGATCGGACCGACCCGGCGGGTGGTGGTCTACGACACCCTGCTGCGCGAGGCGACCCCGGCCGAGGTGAAGGCCGTGGTGGCCCACGAACTGGGCCACGCCCGCGACCGGGACGTGCCCATCTTCACGCTCACCGGCGCGCTGGGCGCGGCGGCGGCCGTGGTGGCGCTCTACCTGATCGGCTCCTGGCCGCCGCTGCTGCGCATGGCCGGGGTGGACTCGGTCGCCCAGCCCCGCGCGTTCCCGCTGTTGCTCGCCCTGGTCACGGTGGCCGGACTGGTGTTCACGCCGATGCAGGCGCTGATGTCGCGGCGGCTGGAGGCACGCGCCGACGCGCACGCGCTGGCGTTGACCGGAGACCCGGCCGCGTTCGAGGCGATGCAGCGCCGGATCTCCTCGGTCAACCTCGGCGACCCGGACCCGCCCCGCTGGGAGTACCTCTACTCCGCCACGCACCCGTCCACCGTGGAGCGGATCGCCGCCGCCCGCGCCTACGCCCGAGAGGCCGGCCGATGA
- a CDS encoding glycosyltransferase family 4 protein: MSRTLLITNDFPPRPGGIQSFVHNLAVHQPAGSVVVYASSWPDADKFDADQPYEVVRERTKVLLPTPLVARRAARLARAYDCDTIWFGAAAPLGLLANGLRRRAGVRRVVALTHGHEVGWAALPVARTALRRIGRGADVVTYLGEYTRTRLARALDGLTDLRRLAPGVDVDFYHPAVDGSGVRHRLGLSDRPVVVCVSRLVPRKGQDMLIRALPLIRRRVPDAALLVVGGGPYRATLARLARQAGVERDVVFTGSIPEAELPAHYAAGDVYAMPCRTRNRGLDVEGLGIVYLEASAAGLPVVAGNSGGAPDAVREGETGYVVDGRDLAELTDRVVTLLTDRDLARQFGAAGRAWVEREWRWETQARRLSDLLTDPR, from the coding sequence ATGAGCCGCACGCTGTTGATCACGAACGACTTCCCGCCCCGGCCGGGTGGGATCCAGTCCTTCGTGCACAACCTCGCGGTGCACCAGCCCGCCGGCTCGGTGGTGGTCTACGCGTCGAGCTGGCCCGACGCCGACAAGTTCGACGCCGACCAGCCGTACGAGGTGGTGCGCGAACGCACCAAGGTGCTGCTGCCCACCCCGCTGGTCGCCCGACGGGCGGCCCGGCTGGCCCGCGCCTACGACTGCGACACGATCTGGTTCGGCGCGGCCGCCCCGCTCGGGCTGCTCGCCAACGGGCTGCGGCGACGGGCCGGCGTACGGCGGGTGGTCGCCCTCACCCACGGGCACGAGGTGGGCTGGGCGGCGCTCCCGGTGGCCCGGACCGCGCTGCGGCGCATCGGCCGGGGCGCCGACGTGGTGACCTACCTCGGCGAGTACACCCGCACCCGGTTGGCGCGGGCGCTGGACGGCCTGACCGACCTGCGCCGGCTCGCACCCGGAGTGGACGTGGACTTCTATCACCCGGCGGTCGACGGCAGCGGGGTACGCCACCGGCTGGGGCTCTCCGACCGGCCGGTGGTGGTCTGCGTGTCCCGGCTGGTGCCGCGCAAGGGCCAGGACATGCTGATCCGGGCACTGCCGCTGATCCGCCGCCGGGTGCCCGACGCCGCGCTGCTGGTGGTCGGTGGCGGCCCGTACCGGGCGACGCTGGCCCGGCTGGCCCGCCAGGCCGGGGTGGAGCGGGACGTGGTCTTCACCGGTTCGATCCCCGAGGCCGAGCTGCCGGCGCACTACGCGGCCGGTGACGTCTACGCGATGCCCTGCCGCACCCGCAACCGGGGGCTGGACGTGGAGGGACTCGGCATCGTCTACCTGGAGGCGTCGGCGGCCGGTCTGCCGGTGGTGGCCGGCAACTCCGGCGGCGCGCCCGACGCGGTCCGCGAGGGCGAGACCGGGTACGTGGTCGACGGCCGGGACCTCGCCGAGCTGACCGACCGGGTGGTCACCCTGCTCACCGACCGGGACCTGGCCCGCCAGTTCGGGGCGGCCGGCCGCGCCTGGGTGGAGCGGGAGTGGCGCTGGGAGACCCAGGCCCGCCGCCTGTCCGACCTGCTCACCGACCCGAGGTAA
- a CDS encoding bifunctional diguanylate cyclase/phosphodiesterase, with the protein MPHAQLELLLQQLTDQLAEALRAEPLDLRVGHRVANELVAAHIASAEALGRTVEVIQLRLVRDLDLVADDIEDRMARLLAAIATAYARALHDRTLDEQESIRRAALTARVDAERALRASEARFRHQATHDPLTGLPNRTLFAERLVAALGGTVGAGRRVGLCFLDLDRFKRVNDSYGHSVGDRALVAAARRLSRSVEPHLVARLGGDAFVVLVERSTGTGDVVAVAEAALAALSEPVVVGGHDVTVTASVGVVERRAADTSPDDLLRAAGSTLHWAKSAGGGGWALYDAERDGREQARQALSAAIPAGLERGEFYLDYQPLTSLHDGSVLGVEALVRWRHPDLGVLRPNSFIGLAEETGLIVPLGAWVLAEACREAVGWTAAAGAPPYVSVNLAVRQVRRPGLVEEVSALLRRTGLPPHRLQLEITESTMMSSAEEPVRALRTLADLGVRIAIDDFGTGYSNLAYLRDLPVTELKVAGEFVRGLRSPGDRANERILASLVSLAHALDLTVTAEGVETVGQAERLRAIGCDAGQGWHFGRPAPAENILARIR; encoded by the coding sequence ATGCCACACGCCCAGTTGGAGCTGCTGTTGCAGCAGCTCACCGACCAGCTCGCCGAGGCGCTGCGGGCGGAGCCGCTCGACCTGCGGGTGGGCCACCGGGTCGCCAACGAGTTGGTCGCCGCGCACATCGCCTCCGCCGAGGCGCTCGGCCGCACCGTCGAGGTGATCCAGCTCCGGCTGGTCCGCGACCTCGACCTGGTCGCCGACGACATCGAGGACCGGATGGCCCGGCTGCTGGCCGCGATCGCCACCGCCTACGCGCGGGCCCTGCACGACCGGACGCTGGACGAGCAGGAGTCGATCCGCCGGGCCGCGCTGACCGCCCGGGTGGACGCGGAGCGGGCGTTGCGGGCCAGCGAGGCCCGGTTCCGCCACCAGGCCACCCACGACCCGCTGACCGGCCTGCCCAACCGCACGCTGTTCGCCGAACGGCTGGTCGCCGCGCTCGGCGGCACGGTCGGCGCCGGGCGGCGGGTCGGATTGTGCTTCCTCGACCTGGACCGCTTCAAGCGGGTCAACGACTCGTACGGTCACTCGGTCGGCGACCGGGCCCTCGTGGCGGCGGCCCGGCGGCTGTCGCGGTCGGTGGAGCCGCACCTGGTGGCCCGGCTCGGCGGGGACGCGTTCGTGGTGCTGGTGGAGCGCTCCACCGGCACCGGTGACGTGGTCGCGGTCGCCGAGGCGGCCCTCGCCGCGCTCTCCGAGCCGGTGGTGGTCGGCGGGCACGACGTGACGGTCACCGCCAGCGTCGGGGTGGTGGAACGGCGGGCCGCCGACACCTCCCCCGACGACCTGCTGCGGGCCGCCGGCAGCACGCTGCACTGGGCCAAGTCGGCCGGTGGCGGCGGCTGGGCGCTCTACGACGCCGAACGCGACGGCCGCGAGCAGGCCCGTCAGGCGTTGAGCGCGGCGATCCCCGCCGGTCTGGAGCGCGGCGAGTTCTACCTCGACTACCAGCCGCTGACGTCGCTGCACGACGGTTCGGTGCTCGGTGTGGAGGCGCTGGTGCGCTGGCGTCACCCGGACCTGGGGGTGCTGCGACCGAACAGCTTCATCGGGCTGGCCGAGGAGACCGGGCTGATCGTGCCGCTGGGGGCCTGGGTCCTCGCCGAGGCGTGCCGGGAGGCGGTCGGCTGGACGGCCGCCGCCGGCGCACCGCCGTACGTCAGCGTCAACCTCGCGGTCCGCCAGGTTCGCCGTCCCGGGCTGGTGGAGGAGGTGAGCGCTCTGCTGCGGCGTACCGGTCTGCCACCGCACCGGCTGCAACTGGAGATCACCGAGAGCACCATGATGAGCAGCGCCGAGGAGCCGGTACGCGCCCTGCGCACCCTGGCCGACCTGGGCGTCCGCATCGCCATCGACGACTTCGGCACCGGCTACAGCAACCTGGCGTACCTGCGTGACCTGCCGGTGACGGAGCTGAAGGTGGCCGGCGAGTTCGTCCGGGGGTTGCGCTCACCGGGCGACCGGGCCAATGAGCGCATCCTCGCCTCGCTGGTCTCGCTGGCGCACGCCCTGGACCTGACGGTGACCGCCGAGGGGGTAGAGACCGTCGGGCAGGCCGAGCGGCTGCGCGCGATCGGCTGCGACGCCGGCCAGGGCTGGCACTTCGGCCGTCCCGCCCCCGCCGAGAACATCCTCGCCCGCATCCGCTGA